From a single Fusarium fujikuroi IMI 58289 draft genome, chromosome FFUJ_chr03 genomic region:
- a CDS encoding probable protein kinase Eg22, giving the protein MATRAIEARFERMSVNDENDPLGDGSKLYSKTKTMVSSTTSQSIHGASRPNLFKVALQSQSSNTNAAVMLPSQAAQRKVNNAPPSPTRKALPSSSRTSDEAQDERKSVTLPEQISVPKQFHLGMFEIGRPLGKGKFGRVYLARERTTGFICALKVLHKNELQAGRVEKQVRREIEIQSNLRHPNILQLYGHFHDSKRVFLILEFAGKGELYKHLRKESRFPEWKAAQYIAQMASALRYLHRKHVIHRDIKPENILVGIHGEIKISDFGWSVHAPNNRRKTMCGTLDYLPPEMIKPGTSDNFYNEKVDLWSLGVLTYEFLVGEAPFEDTPVMTQRRIARADMSIPSWVSSEATDLIKKLLVLDPEKRIPLEQIQQHPWIIKHCVKGERASNREKGQ; this is encoded by the exons ATGGCTACCCGTGCAATTGAGGCGCGCTTCGAGCGCATGTCCGTCAACGATGAGAATGATCCCCTTGGCGACGGCTCTAAGCTCTACAGCAAGACAAAG ACTATGGTCTCATCTACCACATCACAAAGTATACATGGAGCATCTCGACCCAACCTCTTCAAAGTCGCTCTCCAGTCGCAAAGCAGCAATACCAACGCCGCTGTGATGTTGCCATCCCAGGCTGCTCAACGAAAAGTCAATAACGCGCCTCCATCTCCTACAAGAAAAGCacttccatcttcctccaggACGTCGGATGAAGCCCAAGATGAACGAAAATCAGTTACACTGCCAGAGCAAATCAGCGTCCCTAAGCAGTTTCACCTCGGCATGTTCGAGATCGGTCGGCCCCTGGGCAAGGGCAAGTTTGGACGAGTGTATCTTGCTCGAGAGAGAACAACAGGCTTCATCTGCGCCCTCAAGGTCCTCCATAAGAATGAATTGCAAGCAGGCCGTGTTGAGAAGCAGGTTCGCcgagagattgagattcaAAGCAACCTGAGACACCCCAACATTCTTCAGCTCTACGGCCACTTCCACGATAGTAAGCGAGTATTCTTGATTCTCGAATTCGCTGGCAAGGGTGAACTGTACAAACACCTCCGAAAAGAGAGCCGGTTCCCCGAGTGGAAGGCAGCCCAGTACATTGCCCAGATGGCATCGGCATTGCGCTACCTGCATCGGAAGCATGTCATCCATCGAGATATCAAGCCTGAGAACATATTGGTTGGCATCCATGGTGAGATCAAAATCTCGGATTTCGGATGGAGTGTGCACGCTCCCAACAACCGAAGGAAGACCATGTGTGGTACTCTTGACTACCTCCCTCCAGAGATGATCAAGCCCGGTACCTCTGACAACTTTTACAACGAGAAGGTTGACCTGTGGAGTTTGGGCGTCCTGACGTATGAGTTCCTCGTGGGTGAAGCGCCCTTCGAGGATACGCCAGTGATGACTCAACGAAGGATTGCTCGTGCTGACATGTCGATTCCTTCATGGGTCAGTTCTGAGGCTACTGACCTCATCAAGAAG CTCCTGGTGTTGGACCCTGAGAAGCGAATTCCTCTTGAGCAGATTCAACAGCATCCCTGGATCATCAAGCACTGCGTCAAGGGTGAGCGTGCTTCTAACCGCGAGAAGGGGCAATAA
- a CDS encoding related to glutamate 5-kinase, with translation MRGNGTKSLTIVIKLGTSSIVDERTHEPLLPILTLIVDTAVKLRKDGHRVVIVSSGAIGVGLRRMDVEKRPKHLAQLQALAAIGQCRLMSLWDSLFTHLRQPIAQILLTRNDIADRTRYFNAQNTFHALLEQGVIPIVNENDTLAVSEIKFGDNDTLSAITAAMIHADMLFLMTDVDCLYDKNPRTNPDAKPIEVVEDIAALQADVSSAGSSLGTGGMSTKIIAARLGTSAGVTTVITRSSNPGNVLNIVQYLQSIQKGSTPPSPDERAEGLSRSASALTLSSLNGAPWPPLHTRFIPANDPIRDRHFWLLHTPHPHGTLYIDSGAYKALVGKAGLLPVGVIDVEGNFAQQEVVRLVAVKRRSTPGPDGKMWEGTPEEVGRALVNYAAAEIARIKGKQSVEIEKILGYADSEYVAHRQHVGFFKRDSRPVSPAREMNGAVME, from the exons ATGAGAGGCAACGGGACAAAGTCTCTGACCATTGtcatcaagcttg GAACAAGCTCCATTGTCGATGAGAGGACTCACGAACCACTTCTTCCGATTCTGACTCTCATTGTTGATACGGCCGTGAAGCTTCGCAAAGATGGTCACAGGGTGGTCATTGTTTCGTCCGGCGCCATCGGTGTCGGTCTCCGGCGTATGGACGTGGAGAAGCGACCTAAGCATCTCGCGCAGCTACAG GCTCTTGCAGCGATCGGCCAATGCCGCCTCATGAGTCTCTGGGATAGCCTGTTCACCCACCTCAGGCAGCCAATTGCTCAGATCCTCCTTACACGAAACGACATTGCAGAC CGAACGAGATACTTCAACGCCCAAAACACCTTCCATGCCCTTTTGGAACAAGGTGTAATTCCCATTGTTAACGAAAACGACACTCTCGCCGTTTCCGAAATCAAGTTTGGCGACAATGATACTCTCTCTGCTATCACTGCCGCTATGATACACGCTGATATGCTGTTCTTGATGACGGATGTTGATTGTCTCTATGACAAGAACCCCAGAACCAACCCAGATGCTAAGCCTATCGAGGTGGTCGAAGACATCGCTGCACTACAGGCTGACG TATCCAGTGCTGGTTCGTCCCTTGGAACGGGAGGCATGAGCACCAAGATTATTGCTGCTAGGCTGGGCACTTCAGCTGGAGTCACAACTGTCATTACGAGGTCTTCTAACCCGGGAAACGTGCTCAACATTGTGCAGTATCTACAGTCAATACAAAAAGGGAGCACTCCCCCCAGTCCAGACGAGCGTGCTGAAGGCTTGTCACGATCGGCATCGGCTCTGACGCTCTCCAGCTTAAATGGCGCCCCCTGGCCCCCCTTACACACTCGCTTCATTCCCGCCAACGATCCCATCAGGGACCGTCACTTTTGGCTGCTTCACactcctcaccctcacgGCACCCTCTACATCGACTCAGGCGCTTATAAGGCTCTCGTTGGCAAGGCGGGTCTGCTTCCAGTTGGCGTCATTGATGTCGAGGGTAATTTTGCCCAACAGGAGGTGGTGCGTCTCGTAGCAGTCAAGCGGCGATCAACCCCTGGGCCTGATGGCAAAATGTGGGAGGGCACTCCTGAAGAAGTCGGCCGAGCTCTGGTCAACTATGCCGCCGCTGAGATCGCGCGAATCAAGGGCAAGCAGAGCgtcgagattgagaagattCTTGGCTATGCTGATAGTGAGTATGTCGCTCACCGACAGCATGTCGGTTTCTTTAAGAGGGACAGCAGGCCAGTGAGTCCAGCTCGAGAGATGAACGGTGCGGTAATGGAATAG
- a CDS encoding related to Ku70-binding protein encodes MSSDSTPPPGVPAGTPSASSAEIKNDPAKTGFSPEISWWMNYFKMLSGQMTPEGKFFFREYTTEIEEEKDCKACERDRDWLFTYSPVVRFMSDKIQALNGRIDPSNVHCRRCPSSLRADGSVNWQSGGFSPNHGILICANHIKNRKHLEDTLAHEMVHAWDYVRWKNVDFMGQKDLKHAACTEIRASMLSGECRWTKEAFVRGNWRLTQQFQNCVRRRAIDSVTARSTCKDDVQATKVVNQVWDSCFADTRPFDEVYR; translated from the exons ATGTCATCTGACTCTACACCTCCCCCAGGTGTCCCCGCTGGAACGCCAAGTGCTTCAAGTGCAGAAATCAAGAACGACCCTGCAAAAACAGGGTTTTCTCCAGAGATCTCATGGTGGATGAACTACTTCAAAATGCTCTCGGGCCAAATGACACCCGAGGGCAAATTCTTCTTCCGAGAGTACACAACCGAAatcgaggaagaaaaagactgcAAAGCTTGTGAGAGAGACCGCGACTGGCTCTTTACCTATTCGCCCGTCGTTCGCTTCATGTCCGACAAGATTCAGGCTCTCAATGGACGAATAGACCCTTCCAATGTTCACTGCCGTCGCTGTCCCTCCTCTCTGAGGGCTGATGGCTCTGTCAACTGGCAATCTGGTGGTTTCAGCCCCAATCATGGCATCCTCATATGTGCCAACCACATCAAGAACCGAAAGCATCTCGAGGATACGCTGGCGCATGAGATGGTGCATGCCTGGGACTATGTTCGGTGGAAGAATGTCGACTTCATGGGTCAAAAGGACTTGAAGCACGCCGCATGCACAGAG ATCCGAGCTTCAATGCTCAGTGGCGAGTGCAGGTGGACAAAAGAGGCCTTTGTTAGAGGGAATTGGAGACTGACGCAGCAATTCCAAAATTGCGTCCGCAGACGAGCCATCGATTCCGTCACGGCCAGATCCACGTGCAAGGACGACGTCCAAGCAACCAAGGTTGTCAACCAGGTTTGGGATTCTTGCTTTGCAGACACGCGGCCATTCGATGAGGTTTATCGATGA
- a CDS encoding probable NIP7 protein, required for efficient 60S ribosome subunit biogenesis, with protein MRPLTEKETQTLFEKLANYTGGSLKNLIAPLDDSPNPDRYVFRLVRDRVFYVRLSIANLATSIARDKLLSLGTCLGKFTKSGKFRLHITALPIIAEHARYKIWVKENGTMPFLYGSNIVKAHVGRWSEDCPEHQGVVVYSMNDTPLGFGVTARSTAEARRLDPTGVTCFRQADCGEYLRDEDNLFATG; from the exons ATGCGCCCTCTCACAGAAAAGGAGACCCAGACTCTGTTCGAGAAACTGGCGAATTACACCGGTGGCTCCCTCAAGAACCTGATCGCACCCCTCGACGACTCCCCCAACCCTGATCGCTATGTCTTCCGCCTAGTTCGCGATCGTGTCTTTTACGTTCGTCTCTCGATCGCCAACCTGGCGACCTCTATTGCTCGTGATAAGCTTCTCTCTCTAGGAACCTGTCTTG GCAAGTTCACAAAGTCTGGCAAGTTTCGCCTGCACATCACAGCCCTTCCCATCATTGCCGAGCACGCCCGCTACAAGATTTGGGTCAAGGAGAACGGAACTATGCCCTTCCTATACGGcagcaacatcgtcaaggCGCATGTCGGTCGCTGGTCAGAGGACTGCCCCGAACACCAGGGAGTTGTTGTCTACAGCATGAACGATACACCGCTCGGATTTGGTGTCACTGCCCGCAGCACTGCCGAGGCCCGAAGATTGGATCCTACCGGTGTCACTTGTTTCAGACAGGCCGACTGTGGAGAGTACCTCCGTGACGAAGACAACTTGTTTGCGACGGGGTAG